The segment AGCAGGTTCCGTCGGCAGGCCGAAAAGAGGTATAAACCTGTCCCAGCCCGTGAAGGTAAGAATATATATCGAAACGACACAGATTATTCCCATAAAGTTATAGTACAGGTCGCCTATCGTGAAATGGTACAGCGGATAGACCGCCGCCGCCAGCCCCATGTAATAGGCGACGCCGGTGTGCCAAGGTATCAGAGCCGCCGAATGTACGCCGACCGCGTCTGAAAAAAGAGCGTTCCTGTTGCGCAATTTGTATTTATCCTCTTCGGAGCCTTCTACATTATCGTTGATGATATCCTTAAGAACAGGCCCAACCGTAGCCATCTGTGACATCTCTTCATTAACGGCGGCGTTGATTATCAAGCAGAGAAGCCCGTTGCAGACCACGAGATGACGGACTCGGCGGCTGATTCTGACAAAGAATTTAGCCAGCGGTCCGAATGCGTCCATTCTGCGCATAACCGCCCCAAATCCCATAGCCCAGAAAAGCATGATGACCGCCCAGCTTCCCGCGCTTTCAAAACCCGACTGTACAAGCCTTATAACGTCTTTTAGGGATGTGACCGTGCCTGCGCTGTAGCCAAATGCGATCGCGCAGACTATTCCTGTTGAAAGGCAGGTGATAGTATCTACGCGCATAATTGCCATGGTGATAACGATTATTACGGGGATTATCATATAAAGAGGCACGCCGTCTCTGACTTGCGCAAGCAGCGTCAGCACGGAAGGACGCTCCTCTTCT is part of the Synergistes jonesii genome and harbors:
- a CDS encoding Na+/H+ antiporter NhaC family protein, whose protein sequence is MLAFLKFSPVILLAAMVVNGVDILISASVGLFVAAFICKFTEKMKFADIMNEAVEGAKEATLLAFILMLAYALAEIFMSTGVGAAAISLFINFGVTGKTVAVVAFLTTCALSVSTGTSWGTFAACIPIFIWLCNVVGGNPAMTFAAAVGGSAFGDNIGLISDTTILSSGLQGVKVVDRVRAQGPWSVLCVIASAILFYVVSVSMGLPETSGDPSQILSSMSQETIKVIEEERPSVLTLLAQVRDGVPLYMIIPVIIVITMAIMRVDTITCLSTGIVCAIAFGYSAGTVTSLKDVIRLVQSGFESAGSWAVIMLFWAMGFGAVMRRMDAFGPLAKFFVRISRRVRHLVVCNGLLCLIINAAVNEEMSQMATVGPVLKDIINDNVEGSEEDKYKLRNRNALFSDAVGVHSAALIPWHTGVAYYMGLAAAVYPLYHFTIGDLYYNFMGIICVVSIYILTFTGWDRFIPLFGLPTEPAVRLKKAN